In Finegoldia magna ATCC 53516, a genomic segment contains:
- the lysS gene encoding lysine--tRNA ligase: MENLNEMLQIRRQKLQELLDANENPYVHEKFDNANNTKEIVDNFDEFDGKEVKIAGRIMSKRGHGKVNFMDLQDSVGRIQLFNKVNELGEENYAKVKNMDIGDIVGVEGTIFKTHSGEVSIRTKSVVLLSKSLQILPEKWHGLKDPDLRYRQRYVDLIMNPEIKDTFVKRSRIISAIREFLDTRGFLEVDTPILNTIAGGANARPFITHHNTLDIDMYLRIANELYLKRLIVGGFDKVYEMGRMFRNEGMDHTHNPEYTAIELYQAYADYNDMMDITEQLVAFVCEKVNGSMKAQFGETEIDFTPPWKRITMVDAIKEYADINFDEIETDEQAREVAKANNVDIKENMSRGEVINECFEHFCEEKLIQPTFVLGHPVEVSPLAKRNPDDERYTHRFEAFVCTKEIANAFSELNNPIDQKERFLKQVEARENGDDEAQMMDYDFLNALEVGLPPTGGLGIGVDRLIMMLTNNESIRDIMLFPTMKPIGLEKAENGGLSKETYETYDKLTTEEIDLSKVKVEPLFEDMVDFETFSKSDFRVVKVKNCEEVPKSKKLLKFTLDDGSEKERVILSGIKEYYSAESLIGKTLLAICNLPPRKMMGIDSEGMIISAICEYDGEEKLNLIMLDDNIPAGSKLY; encoded by the coding sequence ATGGAAAACTTAAACGAAATGCTACAAATTCGTAGACAAAAGTTACAAGAATTATTAGATGCAAATGAAAACCCATACGTTCATGAAAAATTTGACAATGCTAATAATACAAAAGAAATCGTAGATAACTTTGACGAATTTGACGGAAAAGAAGTTAAAATAGCCGGAAGAATTATGAGTAAAAGAGGACATGGAAAAGTTAACTTCATGGACTTACAAGATTCTGTTGGCAGAATACAATTATTTAATAAAGTAAATGAATTAGGCGAAGAAAACTACGCAAAAGTAAAAAATATGGATATTGGAGATATCGTTGGTGTTGAAGGAACAATATTCAAAACACACAGTGGGGAAGTATCCATTAGAACAAAATCTGTAGTACTTTTATCTAAATCATTGCAAATTTTACCTGAAAAATGGCACGGATTAAAAGATCCAGATTTGAGATACAGACAAAGATATGTGGATTTAATTATGAATCCAGAAATCAAAGATACTTTTGTTAAGAGATCTAGAATTATTTCAGCGATCAGAGAATTCTTGGATACAAGAGGATTCTTGGAAGTTGATACTCCAATCTTGAACACAATCGCTGGTGGAGCAAATGCTAGACCTTTTATCACTCACCATAACACTTTGGATATCGATATGTATTTACGTATCGCAAATGAATTATACCTAAAGAGATTAATCGTAGGTGGATTTGATAAAGTTTATGAAATGGGTAGAATGTTCAGAAATGAAGGAATGGATCACACTCACAACCCAGAATATACGGCAATAGAATTGTACCAAGCCTATGCTGATTACAATGATATGATGGACATCACAGAACAATTAGTTGCATTTGTTTGTGAAAAAGTTAATGGTTCTATGAAAGCACAATTTGGCGAAACAGAAATAGACTTCACACCACCATGGAAAAGAATCACAATGGTTGATGCAATAAAAGAATACGCAGACATCAACTTCGATGAAATCGAAACTGATGAACAAGCACGTGAAGTTGCCAAAGCAAACAATGTCGACATAAAAGAAAATATGTCACGTGGCGAAGTTATTAACGAATGCTTCGAACATTTCTGCGAAGAAAAATTAATTCAACCAACATTTGTATTGGGTCATCCAGTTGAAGTAAGTCCATTGGCTAAGAGAAATCCAGATGATGAAAGATACACACACAGATTTGAAGCATTTGTATGCACAAAAGAAATCGCAAACGCATTTAGTGAATTGAACAACCCAATTGACCAAAAAGAAAGATTCTTGAAACAAGTTGAAGCCAGAGAAAATGGTGACGACGAAGCTCAAATGATGGATTATGATTTCTTGAACGCATTGGAAGTAGGACTTCCACCAACAGGCGGATTGGGAATTGGTGTCGACAGACTTATAATGATGTTGACTAACAACGAATCAATCAGAGATATTATGTTGTTCCCAACAATGAAGCCAATAGGCTTAGAAAAGGCAGAAAATGGGGGTTTGTCAAAAGAAACTTACGAAACTTACGACAAACTTACGACAGAAGAAATTGACCTTTCAAAAGTGAAAGTTGAACCATTATTTGAAGATATGGTAGACTTTGAAACTTTCTCAAAATCTGATTTTAGAGTTGTAAAGGTTAAAAACTGCGAAGAAGTTCCTAAGTCAAAAAAACTTTTGAAATTTACATTAGATGATGGTTCTGAAAAAGAAAGAGTTATTTTATCTGGTATTAAGGAATATTACAGCGCAGAGAGCTTAATTGGAAAGACACTACTTGCAATTTGTAATCTTCCTCCTCGTAAGATGATGGGAATCGACTCAGAAGGTATGATTATATCTGCAATTTGTGAGTATGACGGTGAAGAAAAACTTAACTTAATAATGCTGGATGATAATATTCCAGCAGGATCAAAATTATATTAA
- the greA gene encoding transcription elongation factor GreA yields MADKEFLLTQEGLDQHKEELEFLKTTRRTEIAEKIKVARGFGDLSENAEYDEAKNEQAQVEERINYLENLLLYAKVIQDDENQKDVVTVGSTVTYKNLKSNKEMTYKIVGTAESDPFAGRISNESPTGKALLNLKVGDTTTVETPGGIVELKVLTVKKG; encoded by the coding sequence ATGGCAGATAAAGAATTTTTATTAACTCAAGAAGGATTAGATCAACACAAAGAAGAACTTGAGTTTTTAAAGACTACTCGCAGAACAGAAATAGCTGAGAAAATCAAAGTTGCCAGAGGATTTGGCGACCTTTCTGAAAATGCAGAATATGATGAAGCTAAAAATGAACAAGCGCAAGTAGAAGAAAGAATTAACTATCTTGAAAACTTGCTACTATATGCAAAAGTAATTCAAGATGATGAAAATCAAAAAGACGTTGTGACAGTTGGATCAACAGTAACTTACAAAAACTTAAAGTCAAACAAAGAAATGACTTATAAAATAGTGGGAACAGCAGAATCTGATCCTTTTGCAGGTAGAATTTCAAACGAATCTCCAACTGGAAAAGCTCTGTTAAACCTAAAAGTTGGTGACACTACTACAGTTGAAACACCAGGTGGAATCGTAGAATTAAAGGTATTAACTGTAAAGAAAGGATAA
- the dusB gene encoding tRNA dihydrouridine synthase DusB: MIKEKLNLNSNLFLAPLAGVTDIPFRIICGELGAGLCFTEMISAKALYYDDKKTKKLLDTDSRENNTSVQIFGHEPEIIAYATRFLTENYNFKSIDINMGCPAPKIFKNGDGSALMGDLNLAEDVIRACKNNTDLPVSVKFRLGIDENSMNYMQLGQICERLKVDYITLHARTRKMFYSGEADWAHIKRLVENVDIPVFGNGDCFTKEDIRKNMEYSNCDGVLLARGAMQNPFIFSDDEIKTKEEVIDTIKKHMQLKLEFYEEKRAILEMRKHIQWYLKGFRNSNKVKNEINQLTDLNEIFKILDEFKNE; this comes from the coding sequence ATGATTAAAGAAAAATTGAACTTAAATAGTAATTTGTTTTTGGCACCATTAGCTGGAGTTACAGATATTCCATTTCGAATAATCTGTGGAGAATTGGGAGCGGGACTGTGCTTTACAGAAATGATAAGTGCCAAAGCACTTTACTATGATGATAAGAAAACAAAAAAACTTTTAGATACAGATTCAAGAGAGAACAACACATCTGTTCAAATATTTGGACACGAACCAGAAATCATTGCCTATGCTACCAGATTTCTGACTGAAAATTACAATTTCAAATCAATAGATATAAATATGGGATGTCCTGCACCGAAAATTTTCAAAAATGGTGATGGCTCAGCATTAATGGGAGATTTGAACTTAGCAGAAGATGTTATCAGAGCTTGTAAGAACAACACTGATTTGCCAGTTTCTGTAAAATTCAGACTTGGAATTGATGAAAATTCCATGAATTATATGCAACTTGGACAAATTTGTGAGAGATTGAAAGTGGATTATATTACCCTTCACGCTAGAACTAGAAAAATGTTTTATTCAGGAGAGGCTGATTGGGCACACATTAAAAGATTAGTTGAAAATGTAGACATTCCAGTATTTGGCAATGGAGATTGTTTTACAAAAGAAGACATCAGAAAAAATATGGAATATTCAAATTGTGATGGAGTTTTGTTGGCAAGAGGTGCAATGCAAAATCCATTTATTTTTAGTGATGACGAAATCAAAACTAAAGAAGAAGTTATCGACACAATCAAAAAACACATGCAATTGAAATTGGAATTTTATGAAGAAAAACGTGCGATTTTAGAAATGAGAAAACACATTCAATGGTATCTGAAAGGATTTAGAAATTCTAATAAAGTTAAGAACGAAATCAATCAATTAACAGATCTTAATGAAATATTCAAAATACTAGATGAATTTAAAAACGAATAG
- a CDS encoding type III pantothenate kinase produces the protein MEDILLVIDIGNTNIVLGIFKDDELIFEWRISTDLRKTSDEYALTLRQALEYSNIKKSDIKEAIIGSVVPNLMPTIPKAVKKYLGIEPLIVDENIKTGIVNKYASPKEVGVDRIINAVSACKKYSTPVIIVDIGTAITFDYISENKEYLGGAIAPGIAISSEALFMKTAKLPKIEIEMPDKVIGDSTVKSMQSGVVFGFIGLIDYIIEKILEERHKTKDEVTIIATGGFSYLIAKQSKYITIIDKLITLDGLKIINDLNRND, from the coding sequence GTGGAAGATATTTTACTTGTAATAGATATTGGAAATACTAATATTGTATTGGGTATTTTCAAAGATGATGAGTTGATTTTTGAATGGAGAATATCCACAGACTTGAGAAAAACTAGTGATGAATACGCTCTAACACTTAGACAAGCTTTGGAATATTCAAATATTAAAAAATCTGATATAAAAGAAGCTATTATTGGTTCAGTCGTACCAAATCTAATGCCAACTATACCAAAAGCAGTAAAAAAATATTTGGGAATTGAACCACTAATAGTAGATGAAAATATAAAGACGGGAATAGTTAATAAATATGCTAGTCCAAAAGAAGTCGGTGTAGACAGAATTATTAACGCAGTAAGTGCTTGTAAAAAATATTCTACTCCAGTGATTATTGTAGATATTGGAACGGCGATAACTTTTGATTATATTTCTGAAAATAAAGAATATTTGGGAGGAGCAATAGCTCCAGGGATTGCAATTTCTTCAGAAGCATTATTTATGAAGACTGCAAAACTACCAAAGATTGAAATAGAAATGCCAGATAAAGTCATTGGAGATAGTACCGTAAAAAGTATGCAATCGGGAGTTGTATTCGGATTTATCGGATTAATAGATTATATAATCGAGAAAATCCTAGAAGAAAGACACAAAACAAAAGACGAAGTTACAATAATTGCAACGGGTGGTTTTTCGTATTTGATTGCAAAACAATCCAAGTACATTACAATTATTGACAAACTAATTACTTTGGACGGCTTAAAAATTATTAACGATTTAAACAGAAATGATTAA
- a CDS encoding CTP synthase has product MSKFIFITGGVVSGIGKGISGASIGRMLKDRGISVFMQKFDPYLNIDPGTMSPYQHGEVFVTKDGAETDLDLGHYERFINEELTQRSNITTGKVYNDVIKKERRGDYNGKTVQVIPHITDEIKKAVYKAAEESQADIVITEIGGTVGDIESLPFLEAIRQIHAENEKEDVLFIHTTLVPTIPGSNELKTKPTQHSYKELMSLGIKTNVIILRSEGIVTDELKEKISLFCDVPVEAIIQSFNVDFIYEVPLKFQEQNLDKYIMRKMKLKSKGEEDGKWRKMIENYRKATETVNIGLVGKYTELHDAYLSVEQALIDAGYANNHKVNIRWINSEELNKDNIKESFEGLNGIIVPGGFGGRGMEGMVETSKYCRENNMPYFGICLGMQIAAIDIARNILGLADANTAEVVADCKNPVISLMKEQRDIEDIGGTLRLGNYECHLKDKSLAKELYGDEFIQERHRHRYEFNNDYREQFEQNNVVFSGINDQYNLVEMLEIPQNKFFLGCQFHPEFKSRPNKIHPLFDGFIKASIENK; this is encoded by the coding sequence ATGAGTAAATTTATTTTTATTACTGGAGGAGTTGTCTCTGGTATAGGTAAGGGAATTAGCGGTGCAAGTATTGGTAGAATGCTAAAAGACAGAGGAATTTCTGTATTTATGCAAAAATTTGACCCGTACTTGAACATTGACCCAGGTACTATGAGTCCTTATCAACATGGAGAAGTTTTTGTAACAAAAGACGGAGCAGAAACTGACCTAGACTTAGGCCATTATGAAAGATTTATCAATGAAGAATTAACTCAAAGATCTAACATTACTACAGGAAAAGTTTACAACGACGTTATCAAAAAAGAAAGACGTGGAGATTATAACGGTAAAACCGTACAAGTTATTCCACATATTACTGATGAAATAAAAAAAGCAGTGTACAAAGCAGCTGAAGAATCTCAAGCAGATATTGTTATAACTGAAATAGGTGGAACTGTTGGAGATATAGAATCATTGCCATTCTTAGAAGCAATCAGACAAATCCACGCTGAAAACGAAAAAGAAGACGTATTATTCATTCATACAACTTTAGTTCCAACAATTCCAGGAAGCAATGAACTAAAAACAAAACCTACACAACATTCTTACAAAGAATTGATGAGTTTGGGAATTAAAACAAATGTAATAATCCTTAGAAGTGAAGGAATAGTTACAGATGAATTAAAAGAAAAAATCTCATTATTCTGCGACGTTCCAGTTGAAGCTATTATTCAATCATTCAACGTTGATTTCATTTATGAAGTTCCGTTGAAATTCCAAGAACAAAATTTGGATAAATATATCATGAGAAAAATGAAACTTAAATCCAAAGGCGAAGAAGATGGAAAATGGAGAAAAATGATTGAAAACTACAGAAAAGCAACTGAGACTGTAAACATAGGTTTAGTTGGAAAATACACAGAACTTCACGATGCTTATCTTTCTGTAGAACAAGCATTGATAGATGCTGGATATGCAAACAATCACAAAGTAAACATTCGTTGGATTAATTCCGAAGAATTAAACAAAGACAATATCAAAGAATCATTCGAAGGATTAAATGGTATTATCGTCCCAGGTGGATTTGGTGGAAGAGGCATGGAAGGAATGGTCGAAACTTCAAAATACTGTCGTGAAAACAATATGCCATATTTCGGAATTTGTTTGGGAATGCAAATTGCAGCAATTGATATTGCTAGAAATATACTTGGTTTAGCTGATGCTAATACAGCAGAAGTTGTTGCTGATTGTAAAAATCCTGTAATAAGTTTAATGAAAGAACAAAGAGATATTGAAGATATAGGTGGAACATTAAGACTTGGTAATTATGAATGTCATTTGAAGGATAAATCATTGGCAAAAGAATTGTACGGTGACGAATTCATTCAAGAAAGACACAGACACAGATACGAATTCAACAACGACTACAGAGAACAATTTGAACAAAACAATGTCGTATTCTCAGGAATTAATGACCAATACAATTTGGTAGAAATGCTTGAAATACCACAAAATAAATTCTTCTTAGGTTGCCAATTCCACCCAGAATTCAAATCAAGACCTAACAAGATTCATCCTCTATTCGACGGATTCATTAAAGCATCCATTGAAAACAAATAA
- a CDS encoding glutamine synthetase III, with protein MDTNKIFGIDTFDKKQMKDSLPFPIYQKWKNAVRKEDLLDIETAEIIAHAMKKWAIERGATHFCHWFQPLNGLTAKKHDSFLDRGDDNTPINRFSAKELIKGEPDASSFPTGSIRSTFEARGYTYWDCTSNTFIVDNIMYIPSIFVSYDGTTLDKKLPLLKSLDYLSDYATKLYNEISDEHCYRMKVKIGLEQEFFLIDENAYKQRIDLINTGRTLLGAQAPKSQELTDHYFGSIPQRVEAFYKDVDEKLFRLGIYAKTEHNEVAPNQFEVAILFENANISVDDNHLVMEILKTTARKHHLVCLLHEKPFKGVNGSGKHNNYSLVTNHGRNVFSPEADMENDLVFLIFIACLIEAVDKSQALLRSASSTTSNDYRLGGDEAPPSIISMDLGQDIEETFNSLMNEQEIVRNYPEFSINRFDYIPPNMTDRNRTSPFAFSGNKFEFRMLGSSNSASDVNIVLNTMYANAIKRVYEKCKSQNENIEQFIKSEVVDILKNHKHILYRQDNYTELWREEAKKRGLLDLVHYFDSLYSLISEESIKDFCGILSEEELHAIYDVGLEDVITTHEIEAKTLIYMLDKFVINAFSKQLIQNSNLIEKCGINSLDSTQEKLKNGLNEIIDKRNNLEEMIHKSDFESKYEKAKYFQYEISPLIEEIREVHDSLEKFVYKENYSLCDIQDIYSSLI; from the coding sequence ATGGATACAAACAAAATTTTTGGGATTGACACTTTTGATAAAAAACAAATGAAAGATTCATTACCATTTCCGATTTATCAAAAATGGAAAAATGCAGTTAGAAAAGAAGACTTACTTGATATTGAAACAGCAGAAATAATTGCGCATGCGATGAAAAAATGGGCGATTGAAAGAGGAGCCACTCATTTTTGTCATTGGTTTCAACCGTTAAATGGATTAACAGCAAAAAAACACGATTCATTTTTGGATAGAGGAGACGATAATACTCCAATTAATAGATTTTCAGCAAAAGAATTAATTAAAGGAGAACCAGATGCTTCATCATTTCCTACAGGATCAATCAGATCAACATTTGAAGCAAGAGGTTATACTTATTGGGACTGTACATCTAACACTTTTATAGTAGACAACATAATGTATATACCATCAATTTTTGTATCTTATGATGGGACTACACTAGACAAAAAATTGCCACTACTTAAAAGCTTGGATTATTTGTCAGATTACGCTACAAAACTTTACAATGAAATTTCTGATGAACACTGCTACAGAATGAAAGTCAAAATCGGGTTAGAACAAGAATTCTTCTTAATAGATGAAAATGCCTACAAACAACGTATTGATTTGATTAACACAGGAAGAACTCTTTTAGGAGCGCAAGCACCAAAATCACAAGAACTTACTGACCATTATTTCGGTTCAATTCCACAAAGAGTTGAAGCATTCTACAAAGATGTTGACGAAAAATTATTCAGGCTTGGAATATACGCAAAGACAGAACACAACGAAGTTGCTCCAAACCAATTCGAAGTAGCGATTCTTTTTGAAAATGCGAATATTTCCGTAGATGATAACCATTTAGTTATGGAAATACTTAAAACTACTGCGAGAAAACATCATTTAGTTTGCTTATTGCACGAAAAACCATTCAAAGGTGTAAATGGATCCGGTAAACACAACAATTATTCTTTAGTTACAAATCACGGTAGGAATGTATTCTCACCAGAAGCTGACATGGAAAATGACCTTGTGTTTTTGATATTCATAGCTTGTTTGATAGAAGCTGTAGACAAATCACAAGCGCTTTTAAGATCGGCATCATCCACTACATCCAACGATTATAGATTAGGAGGAGATGAAGCTCCACCATCAATAATTTCTATGGATTTGGGACAAGATATCGAAGAAACATTTAACTCACTTATGAATGAACAAGAAATTGTCAGAAATTATCCTGAATTTTCAATAAATAGATTTGATTACATTCCACCAAATATGACAGACAGAAATAGAACAAGTCCATTTGCCTTCAGTGGAAATAAATTTGAATTTAGAATGTTAGGTTCTTCAAACAGTGCAAGTGATGTGAACATTGTTTTGAACACAATGTATGCAAATGCAATCAAAAGAGTTTACGAAAAATGCAAATCTCAAAATGAAAATATTGAACAATTTATAAAATCAGAAGTTGTCGATATTTTGAAAAATCACAAACATATTTTATACAGACAAGACAACTACACAGAACTTTGGAGAGAAGAAGCGAAGAAGAGAGGTTTGTTGGATTTAGTTCATTATTTTGATTCTTTGTATTCCTTAATTTCAGAAGAATCTATCAAGGATTTTTGTGGTATACTAAGTGAGGAAGAATTACACGCAATCTACGATGTTGGATTGGAAGATGTAATAACAACTCATGAAATTGAAGCTAAGACTTTGATTTATATGTTGGATAAATTCGTTATTAATGCTTTCTCAAAACAACTTATTCAAAACAGCAATTTAATTGAAAAATGTGGCATTAATAGCTTGGATTCTACACAAGAAAAATTGAAAAATGGCTTGAATGAAATTATCGACAAGAGAAATAATTTGGAAGAAATGATACACAAATCTGATTTTGAATCTAAATACGAAAAGGCTAAATATTTCCAATATGAAATTAGTCCATTAATTGAAGAAATCAGAGAAGTACACGACAGTCTTGAAAAATTCGTCTACAAAGAAAATTATAGTTTGTGTGATATTCAAGACATATATTCATCATTAATATAA
- a CDS encoding DUF5673 domain-containing protein translates to MNAQNIINVMYILILLFGLKQMYNVYKVKKNIGRVIKNFNQRKRVLMMVASYSIVILGLLYLYQQKTWFPLIYILLGVIFIYLTFEKISFTDKGIYFNGFLAEYEDIKQWKYSKDKRFLELTLKNSKATNKLIPINPSDASEMQVIIKKNKKKQ, encoded by the coding sequence ATGAACGCACAAAATATTATTAATGTGATGTATATTTTGATTTTGCTTTTTGGATTAAAGCAAATGTACAATGTATACAAAGTCAAAAAAAATATTGGTAGAGTTATCAAAAACTTTAACCAAAGAAAAAGAGTGTTGATGATGGTTGCATCATACTCAATCGTAATATTGGGATTACTATATCTTTATCAACAAAAAACATGGTTCCCATTAATTTATATACTACTTGGTGTTATATTCATTTATTTAACATTTGAAAAAATCTCATTCACAGATAAAGGAATTTATTTCAATGGATTTTTGGCTGAATATGAAGATATTAAACAATGGAAATATTCCAAAGACAAGAGATTTTTGGAATTAACTTTGAAAAATTCCAAAGCTACTAATAAACTTATTCCTATCAATCCAAGTGATGCTTCTGAAATGCAAGTAATCATAAAAAAGAATAAGAAAAAACAATAA
- the ftsH gene encoding ATP-dependent zinc metalloprotease FtsH produces the protein MKKVTKSLAIYLVPIILIAFFVTMTQNNTLSTKYFTVNEMIVNVKKDNVKEIVARGNDIKGVLKDSKGTPFRMYMPSEMWEVFYNNYLKESVENNKIVLKTEKDPGKPWYVDIMPTILIIVGLGIIWFMFMNQTQNSGNSKAMNFGKSKAKLNQDSKEKVVFADVAGLKEEKEELMEIVDFLKNPSKYIDIGARIPKGVLLVGPPGTGKTYLSRAVAGEAKVPFFSISGSDFVEMFVGVGASRVRDLFEQAKKNAPCIIFIDEIDAVGRKRGAGLGGGHDEREQTLNQLLVEMDGFGKNEGVIVMSATNRPDILDKALLRPGRFDRTIYVGLPDVRERLEILKVHTKNKKLKADVDLENIAKTTTGFSPADLENLCNEAALLAARDNEAEISNEVFKEASIKVVAGPEKKSQVVIEKERVLTAYHESGHAIVSGFLEDNDKVHMITIIPRGRAGGFTAYLPQEDAKFMTKRQMQHKLISLLGGRAAEEVVLDDISTGASNDIERATKIAHAMVTKYGMSKRLGPMMYGGDDAEVFLGEELGKNKQYSDKIAYEIDSEMRELIDEAYNKALNILNENIDLLHALANRLLEKETIGQEEFEAIFDKYTKTKIHENEPKELVDVRKKDEEIENNIDNQEK, from the coding sequence ATGAAAAAGGTAACTAAAAGTTTAGCGATTTACCTTGTTCCAATTATTTTAATAGCTTTTTTCGTGACTATGACTCAAAACAATACATTGAGCACAAAATATTTTACTGTCAATGAAATGATTGTAAACGTCAAGAAAGATAATGTTAAAGAAATTGTGGCAAGAGGAAACGATATAAAAGGCGTACTAAAAGATAGCAAGGGCACTCCTTTCAGAATGTATATGCCATCAGAAATGTGGGAAGTTTTTTATAATAATTATCTGAAAGAATCTGTTGAAAATAATAAGATAGTCTTGAAGACGGAAAAAGATCCTGGCAAACCATGGTATGTGGATATAATGCCAACGATATTAATTATAGTTGGACTTGGAATAATTTGGTTTATGTTTATGAATCAAACACAAAACTCTGGAAACTCTAAGGCGATGAATTTTGGAAAATCAAAAGCAAAACTCAACCAAGATTCCAAAGAAAAAGTTGTGTTTGCCGATGTAGCGGGATTAAAAGAAGAAAAAGAAGAATTGATGGAAATAGTAGATTTTCTGAAAAATCCTTCTAAGTATATCGATATTGGCGCGAGAATTCCTAAGGGAGTTTTGTTAGTAGGTCCTCCAGGAACAGGTAAAACATATTTATCAAGAGCAGTTGCAGGAGAAGCTAAGGTTCCATTTTTCAGTATTTCTGGTTCTGATTTTGTCGAAATGTTTGTTGGTGTCGGTGCATCAAGAGTTCGTGATTTGTTTGAACAAGCTAAGAAAAACGCTCCTTGCATCATTTTCATCGACGAAATTGATGCAGTAGGTAGAAAAAGAGGAGCAGGACTTGGCGGTGGCCATGACGAAAGAGAACAAACGTTGAATCAATTATTAGTTGAAATGGATGGTTTTGGAAAAAATGAGGGCGTAATTGTAATGAGCGCTACTAATAGACCTGATATTTTGGACAAGGCATTATTGAGACCTGGAAGATTCGACAGAACTATTTATGTAGGACTTCCGGACGTTAGAGAAAGATTAGAAATATTAAAAGTTCACACTAAAAACAAAAAACTTAAAGCAGATGTGGATTTGGAAAATATTGCAAAAACAACTACAGGTTTTTCTCCAGCTGATTTGGAAAACTTGTGCAATGAAGCGGCACTTCTTGCAGCAAGAGATAATGAAGCAGAAATTTCAAATGAAGTATTCAAAGAAGCATCCATAAAAGTTGTTGCAGGTCCGGAAAAGAAATCACAAGTTGTAATCGAAAAAGAACGTGTGCTTACTGCTTATCATGAATCTGGACATGCGATAGTATCTGGATTTTTGGAAGATAATGACAAAGTTCACATGATTACAATTATTCCTAGGGGAAGAGCTGGAGGATTTACAGCATATCTTCCACAAGAAGATGCGAAGTTTATGACTAAAAGACAAATGCAACACAAATTGATTTCGTTACTAGGTGGACGTGCAGCAGAAGAAGTTGTGCTTGACGATATTTCCACTGGAGCAAGTAACGACATTGAAAGAGCAACGAAAATCGCACATGCAATGGTAACAAAATACGGTATGAGTAAGAGATTGGGACCTATGATGTACGGTGGAGATGACGCTGAAGTATTTTTAGGTGAAGAGCTTGGTAAGAACAAACAATATTCTGACAAGATTGCTTATGAAATTGATTCTGAAATGAGAGAACTAATCGACGAAGCATACAATAAAGCTTTGAATATTCTAAATGAAAACATCGATTTGTTGCATGCTTTGGCAAACAGACTTTTGGAAAAAGAGACTATTGGACAAGAAGAATTCGAAGCTATATTTGACAAATACACTAAGACTAAAATTCACGAAAATGAACCTAAAGAATTAGTTGACGTCAGAAAAAAAGACGAAGAAATAGAAAACAACATAGATAATCAGGAGAAATAA
- the hpt gene encoding hypoxanthine phosphoribosyltransferase: MKSNLCDAVEKVLITKSEIDKRIEELGKEITEEYKDKGELIVVGILRGAAMFMSNLALNIDLEVGIDFMAVSSYGHSSESSGTVRIIKDLEEDIAGKNILIVEDIVDSGRTLNYLVRNLMDRKAKSVKIATLLDKPERRTNEVEVQFKGFTVPNEFIVGYGLDFAQQFRNIEDICVLKKSFYEKEI, from the coding sequence ATGAAAAGTAATTTATGTGATGCAGTCGAAAAGGTATTAATAACAAAATCAGAAATCGACAAAAGAATTGAAGAATTAGGAAAAGAAATCACTGAAGAATACAAAGATAAGGGAGAGCTTATTGTAGTTGGTATTCTAAGAGGTGCAGCGATGTTTATGAGTAATTTAGCATTAAATATAGACCTTGAAGTTGGAATAGATTTCATGGCAGTATCAAGTTATGGACATTCTTCAGAATCTAGTGGAACTGTAAGAATCATCAAAGATTTAGAAGAAGATATTGCCGGAAAAAATATCCTTATAGTTGAAGATATTGTGGACAGTGGCCGCACATTAAATTACTTAGTTCGAAACTTGATGGATAGAAAAGCAAAATCGGTTAAAATAGCAACTCTTCTTGACAAACCTGAAAGAAGAACTAATGAAGTTGAGGTTCAATTCAAAGGATTCACTGTGCCAAATGAGTTTATAGTTGGTTACGGATTGGATTTTGCTCAACAATTTAGAAATATTGAAGATATTTGCGTATTGAAAAAATCTTTTTATGAAAAGGAGATTTAA